CAGGACGTTTGCATCGGTCACTTATATTCCCTTCAAAATGGAGCTGTGAATGACGACGCCAGTGTTTTGGTGGTGCGGCCAGGAACGTGTGCCTCTCATCCTCCACCAGTGACCCCAGCGGCTCTGGCCACCCCCTTTCTCGCAGGCACCCCCAGAGCAGCCTGGGGCCGGGTCTCTGATGCTGCCAGTGCCCAGGTGCCCCCACAAAGCAACTGCAGGCCCTTGGGAGCTGGCCAGAAAACCCTACtccccccagggctgcagctgcatcaACAGGGTGCTGACAGAGCATTTAATTCTTCCTTAAATGTTTGCATGGGAACTGATCCTGCACCTCAAAATGCTCCTTTGCCTCCCTTTAGCCTCAAGTGGGGGGAAGTAGGCTCTGCTTTGTCCCCAGGAGTGCCAAGCATCCTCCCATTGCCCCAAATAACATGCATTTGCTTTCTCAGCTGAATTTTGGCAGCCTGCTGTTGCCACCTCTCCCACTGTTGCAATGAAGGTGCCTGGACTCGGTGCAGACAACACAGAAGAGGTGCTTGGGGTTGCggcagggtgctggggttgCTGGTGGGGTACTGGTGCAACATGGGGTGTGGGGGTGATGCCGTGAGGCCATGGCATGAGGGTACGGGGGGAATATGGGTGAGCTGAGGGGGGACGTGCAACAGCAGGACCCCAtgggggagctgggcagcccccTCACGGGGGTGTATCTCTTCTGGCACATCAACGTTGCCCTCAATTCCGCATGAAGCCAGTGCACCTGGGTTGAAAACATCCTTGACTTTGAGGTGGGCATCACGCTGGGGGTGAACTGCACATGTAGGAGTGGTGCCAAGTTAAACTGCCCCAGTGTCATTTCCCAGGACCAGGTGGGAGCAGGTGTAAATACATATGGGTATGTAAATGTATGTCTTAATTTAGAGGGAGAAAAGGGGGTTGGCAAACAGTTACCAGTGGTTGTTTATACTCTAAAACAGGATAATGAGGTACTTTACGTACCACACCTTGGTAGCAACCAGTGAATTTGTTATCTGACCATACTGCAAGCCCCAGAATACCCGCTGTTTCTCACAGGGAGATATTTGACACACTCTTTATatcttctgattttgtttccttttattaaaagaTGAGGAAACCTTGAAAACTTGGCCAACTAAGgagacataaataaaaatgactcaGCATTCGCTTTAGTGCTGTGTCACCTGAGACctgaaatgtgatttattttttttattttctatcattttgGAAAAGCCCCTTTCACCATTTTTAACATAGGCATCACTTTTATTCTGGAGTGCATGCAGTTCATGCTATCCCTACGTAGCTCTCAGATGGAAAGTGTCGTggtgcagcagcccaggagccCACTTCCAGGCTGATGGTTTAACTTCATCATAGGACTGGCAAGTTCTCTTCTGCAGTGCCACAGATGCGGGCAATCCTGTTAAAAATAACCTTCTGAAAAGACATGACCAAGCAAAACACCCAGGTGTATGAAAATTGGAAAATCAGGAAACCTGAGTTCTGTAAGGATGCTGTGAAATAAATGCAGGATTAAGAGCACAAAGCTTAACGCTACAGCCTCAAATACTTACAAAATTACAgagtttttctctttgtcacTTTTGGGCATTGTCTCAGGGCAAAGAGGTCACCCAGCTGCCAGTGTGTCAGTGTGTACCTTCACAACACACTGAGGTTTACATTTCTGTCCAGTGACCCGTCGAGATGGAGAACAAGTCCCCAAGCAGTCTCTTGGCTGGGTTTTCCAAACTAAAAGCTCTTTGCTCTGAATGGGTGATGTGAACAGCTCCCAGAAGGTGTCTTTTGTGGATACGGAAATGGCAAAGGATCTTtaagagcaattaaaaaatatattttttttttttttatattgctcCCTTTTGCTTTGCTAGAtgtgttttgggttggaaagtTCACTAAAGGTACAAGATGTTTTGAACCCTTTGATTTCCAAATTCACCTCAGGGAAAGAGAAGTCTAGCAAGCCTGGTAGTTTTATCCCGTGGGAGCGCAGGAAATTATATATCGGCATTGTTGGGCAGgatgaaaatgcagaaactcGTGcctaaaaaatgcagaagatcCGGGAAGGAGTTTGGTATGCTGCAGTACATAGAAATGTTCACACTTTGGTAGCAATTTAGGGCTGGCTGTGAGATGGATAAATAAAGCCCCAGCCTACAGGCAGATGTTGGGAGAAGACTTTTAGGTACATCATAGCACATGCATGCTAGTTTTAAATGTCCTTGTATGGTATGACGCAACATACAGCTGCTGTAGCATACACAGAGCGGTTAAACCCTTACTGGGGCCAGCCTGCAGATGGGAGGCTTAACGCGCTACTCCACAACATTTCAGCACAGTGAGGCAGATTAATAACGCACAGAGCCAGGATTACAGAAATTACAGGATTACACCCCAAGTGCCACCAAGGCTTTGTGACAGCGTGAGGGCACCTGCCATGCTCCTCAGGCACCGCGCACAGGGACGAAGCCCTGACAACAGTGCTCGCTATCCCTCGGGGGCCACTGCCCTGGGGCTCCCCCCGGGGCCTCTGGTCATGCGGGCGGCCGCCATGACGGGGCGGGCACCATGACGGGGCGGTGCCATTAGGGGGCGGCGGGCCGGAAGTGCGCAGCGCCGGGGGGGCCGCCATTACGGGGAGCCGAGCAggccgcggccccggccccggcccccggcggGCAGCGGCGCCGCCATGGAGAGGAGCTTCACCAAGGAGCTGGACCAGTGGATCGACCAGCTCAACGAGTGCCGGCAGCTGAGCGAGAGCCAGGTCCGCAGCCTCTGCGAGGAGGTGAGCGGggggcagggctgcagcggggggttggggaggaaaggaggaggaggaggaggaggaggaggagggagggggcagccAAGGCCGAAGGGGCCGAAAATGGGGGCGGGAGGGGCGCTGAGGAGGCGGCCATGAAGCCCCTGACGGCGGGAGGAGGGCTGCGGGCACCTGGCGGGGGACTGGGGGGGCAGCGGAGCCGTGCTGCCGGGCTGGCCGGGCTAACACGGTGCTGGGGGGGAGAGGGACGTGGTTCGGGTTGGGACGGGCTTTGGGCGGGTTGCTGGTGGGGTGCACGCTGTCAGGAGGTGATTTTGCCCGTCAGGAGGCAGGTCACGATGGGTTTAGCTTCAGAAGTTAAATGCCTGTGTGCGAGTGTGCTCCCTCAGGGCTGCAGTCCGTGGCAAAGTTAGGGTTTTCTTTGGGCTTAGGTAACGTGGCAAGACTGAAGAGGTGAAGTGGGCTTCTTCACAATATGGGAGCAAAGATTGTGCTTTCTGTTCGCTTCCTGTCGCAGCAACCAACAGAGACTGCTGCCACGCACCCGGCGGTCCAGAGAACCTCTTTGCTGCCTTTCCCAGGCCAGCTAATAGCTGTCAGGCACAGGAGGTAGAGCAGTGAGTTCAGTGCTCCCTTTAGCATCACGTTGCTTATGGTGAGGTTGGTGTTGTCATGCTATTACTTGTGCATCTTGTTCAGCTTTCTCAGAAGCAAATCATCTTTTCTGATGCTCTTTCTTGGCAATGCGCTTTGCCCAGTGACTGAACACCTTGGTGCCAGCTTTCAGAAGACAcaggtatttctttttctcaggtCTTTCTCAGCAGAAAGGTTCCATGCCGCCACCTGGTAACATGCCAGGGTACCCTTTGGAAAGGCGGGAGCAGTTTGAATGTCACAGGCAGAGAGATGCTGTAGGACTCCAGGCTGTGTCTTCCTGGCAAATGCTTTTGCCAGCAGTCCTGACTTCTAGCTGGCCCTCCCAGCCTCTGTTTCCTTTATCCtgttcccttttttcttttttacccaTGCTGGGACTGTCCATTTGCTTTAAaggctttttctctgcttgcagAGCTGTGTCAGCTCTGAGGGACTGTGGTGAGgagggctggtgctgcagcagggagcaacAGCAGTTGCGTGAGGAGTAGATGTCTTGAAGAGCGAGCAAGAGCTCGTTGTGGCTGTGCTGTCTCTTGTGTCAAGCCTAGCTAATAAGCCTGAAAGAATTTATTAGTGTGTTCTGTGCCTCGCTCCCAGCTTTGCTGGTTTGGAACTGCACATTTCCCTTCTCAGGTAGCATGGTTGATtaaggagctgtggctgctgtgttTTCCAAAGCTGGAGGATACTGCTAGCAGACTGGCTGCATGTCAGTGGTCACACAAAAAGCAGGGAGCTTGGCGTGGCACGTTGAGAGTTGCAGGTGAGGGGGTGTCAGCCATCCAAATAGCAGGTAGAAGCCTGAGCCTTTGGGCAGGGTGGGATTTCTTTGATACAGATGCAAGCTATCACAGCACCTGGCTTTTCGGGAAGGATGCTGATAGCTGTTCAAAATAGCTTGGATGTGAAGTAAATGCAGTGGTCATACTTGGCTTGTTCTTAAGCTTTTGAGGACTGGTTGTATGGTTTAGGTGGTAGGGGAAGGGAGCTCTGGGTTTTGTGGTCTTGCTGTTGGTGTGAAGCAGCTCTGCCTGAGAGCTTATTTGGTGCCCCTGAGATAACGATCGGAGAAACCTTTACCAACTTTCTCGCTTTTAAGTACTCCCTTTCACACGACTGATTTCGAAGAGGTTAAACACAGTGGTACCTCTTGCCTTGGGTTTAAATCTGTGAAAGGCTTTggtaatttcaaaacaaaactgaaaggtTTATGTGAAAGTGGGGGCGGGCTGGGGATGTCCCAGACTTGCTTGTGTGGCTTGTTCCTGGTGTAATTGCTGGCCTAACGGACAGTAATTGAGGAAAAGATTGGAGACAGCCAGGCTCATGGAGGGTATGAAAGTTAGGAAGTTCTTGAAATTTGCACCTGTAAATCCACCTGCCTGATTACGACATAATTTTGGCAACTGATCCATCATATATCCCGTATGCAGATAAGCAAGGTGTCATCTGAAGacaacatgaaaacatttgtttgctgttctgctgctctttAAAGTGAAAGCTAACTAAAATCATTCTGAAACTTTAAATGATGATAGAAGGACAAACAATTATCACCACTGGAGCTTGTAGGCATGAGAAGTGTTCCAGCATGTTGGGGGAATATGGGAATCAGATGTCTTGCATCTCACGCTGCTTAACTTCATCGTGGTAGACTCCTTGCAGAAGAAGGTTGTTAAAAACCCTTTCCAGCTCCTATTAAATAGGCAGTGAAAAATCTGTTGAGCTCTGCCTTGGATGCTTCATCGGGTGCAATGGCAGGTTTGTGTCCGTGCTGCTAGCTTTGAGCTCCTGCCCTTGGGCCCTGGTGGGAGGGTAGCGCTTGCTGAGCTGCCTGTGAACTGGCATGGGTACTGCTGCCCCTTGGAACCTGCACTTTGGGCCCCTAGAGCCAGGCTGAAGGGCCAGGGAGGTGGATTTGCTCTATAGGAAGTACTTCCAAGTTTGGAAACAGTAAGCTTTAAATTCTTTGGATTTAGGGTTCAAGTCAGCAAAGAGGTGAGAGACACCCGACttacaatgaaataaaacagtttttcagtgaAGTAATAAGATGGGGCATAAAGGAAAGCAAGTAAAAGGCTGCTGCTTAAATTAACCACAGGCAAACAACCCTCTCCTtagcttcctttttcttgcatCCTTGGTCTTTGTATGTTCAAGAGGGGGCTGCGGACTCGTTGCAGTGAGCAGATTGGGAGCTTTGTGTTGTGAAggggtgggaggagaaggaCTCTGATCACTAACGAAGACTTGTGCTCCTCATCCGGTTGTTGAACGGTGACTGTACACCGGTTCTtcaggcagcaggagccagtTGGTGCTCCGGGGAGCACTGCTGATACTGGCACGTATCTGTGATGTTTCTGCCCTTCGAGATCATTTCACCCAAGAATAATCTCGCTAGAGCGAGCTCGTAGGCTCTTCTGCACTAATTGGTGGAATTAGTGCGAGAGATGAAGCCAAGTAGCATCCTGGCGGCTGTTCAAGCCATCTGAGCATGGCGTTGAGCCATGGCCAGCAGCATTTCATCTCTTCAGCAACGGAGTTCATCCTAGGGTACGCTGGCCCAGATGGCTCCAGGAGTGTGCCTCCCGTTGGTGCTCGCTGTCACTCTTGGGGTGTCCtctgctgccttgctgctggaggGCAGCTCCCCCGCTTGGGGAGAATCTGACTGCTTCTCGTGCAGGCCAGCCTCCTGGGGCAAACCCTGCGAGACTCTCCATCCTCAGCACGCCTGTTGACACGGTAGTTTGATCGATCACAGCTGACGAATTTTCGACGTGGAACTCCATAGctggtttctctctttcttgaAGTAAGAGCCTCTTAAAAATCAAGCTGAGGTGGTGATGCAGGCGATGAATCTTCCAGAAGGAGCCGAGTCTCTGTGCTCGCGAAGGATCTCACGTGCTGATCGGGTGCCTGGGGTGTCTGTTGTTCTCTAGGGAAAGCCTGAAGCTGAAAATCTGCCTCCTGCTTGGACGTTAATCCCCTCACCGATGGAGTCGGCCTGCACAGCCTCGTAGACAGATCTGAGCAGCCAAGTGCTTGATGTGGATTTGATTGTTCAGTCTCTCACCGAGGGATTAGCCTCCTGGTGATCCTGCTGGTAGTCTCAGAGCCCGCGTAGCATCGCTGCTTTCGGAGCAGTGCATTAAGGGGTTGTGCCCAAGCCCTGAAACTGCTCGGTTTCCTCTTGTGGGGATGGATGATGATGCAGTAACATACGGGGGCTCCCTCTGTGCAGGTTGAGGGTGGGACAGCGTGCAGGCTCGTGTTCCTGCCCCCAGAGTCTGAAGCTGGGCAGGAGTGGGGCTAAGGTGATTGACAGGCGCACTCCTCACAAAAATAATGGACTCTTCAGAGTAATTCTGAGCGTAGACCTTGTAAATGTTGTGCTTAATGGAGGCGTACTTGATAAGAATAGCTAAAAGCTCCTCCTTTTCATTGTGACCTGGGGGGTGTTTTCTGTCCAAAACAAAGGCAACGCGCTTAGGAAGTCGATGTGTTAATCGCCGTTGTCTAAAACAAACGTAGCTAAAATATGACTTTAATAATTACTGAACAGCCATCGGAAGTCAGTAAACAACAGTGGAGCAGGGCAGCTCTCCTCACATcagcttcttcctttccttgcttTGTAACGTGCTCTTATTATTTTAAGCCTTTTTGCTGTAGTCTTAGCCCTGCATGGTGAAATGCGCGAGCAGAGCGCGCTGATTAATTGCAGCTTTTCTGGGATGTTTTTAACGATGCTTAAGATTTTAAAGGTCTTGTTCTGCCTTAGACAGTCACGTGAGGACGATCTCATGTGGTCAGCTCAGTTCCCAAGCCTGATTTGAACCATCTCTGCAGCATTAAAATgacaaacttcatttttcatgtgtgtgtaCATCCACAGAGTAAGCTAAAACGGGCTAACCAGTAACAGCTGGTAGGCAGCttaaggagctgctgctcttcagctaACAGCTCCTCCTCTGCCCTGAAGGGAAACTTCTAGATGCTCCTAGTAACCAACGTTTCAGGAGTTGTGCTAGCCCACCTTCCTAAAACGCATTTAACGGGAGCCTGTTTGACGCAGTACTGTGCGAGGGGAGCTCTTCTCTGCTCCCTGCGTGCTGCTTTACCTCTGTGTGGTTGGGATGTGTGTGGGTTGAGACACTGGTGAGTGTGCTTTGTGTCTGTGTTGTGACCCGCATCTCGTTCCCAGAAGCCTCAAGGAAGGCTGCTTGCTCTTACGCAGCCAGGAAAGGAGCAGCACGCGTGatatgaaaaggcagaaaacccCTAACACCTTTTGTGGTGAAGTTCACTCCAGTTTGTGGTGAAACCCCGTCTCCTGCTTCATGCAACATATGTCAGAATGCGCTGAGCAAATGTTTTGTCACTGTTTTGCATCCTTCTCTTACGGAGGGTAGAAGCTCTCGGGAGGCATTGAAGGTGCTTTTAAAGACGTGAACAGGGAGAATTCCAGTAGGGCTGCAACACATTAAGCAGTTTCCAGTCCCGGTAGAGCTGCAAGGTAAACTCCAGGGTCAGGGTCACATCCTTCAGGTTACTTTCCATGCAGGTGGCATGCTGGGTGCTGCTAGAGCCCTTGACTGCCTGGGATGTAGTGACTCTTTGTGAATATACACTTTTCTTAGAGGAGGCTAGGCAGCTGGCCGTGAAGAGCAACAGTGTGAGGACAGACGTGCTTGGGGAGCTCGTGGGGGATGTCCTCAGTAATCAGCTCCTTCCTGGTAGCGGCTGGTGGGACCCACATCAGCCTGAGTGCAGGGACCTGAGGAACGGTCTGATCATCGCCTGCAGGTGACTGTTCTGCACGCTCATCCCTCTGCTCCAGATCTGAGGGAGCCTGCCTGCGGGTGCTCCTTGTGCCTCCCTTGTGCCTGGAGCTCTGATCTACATCAGCTGATGAGCCTGGaggcagcaaaacaaatgtGGTATTTGGTAACCGTAATAAGGTAATGCAGATCTGCTAATTACAGCCGTGTAATTTAGCCTCAGAACTGCTGGATGCAGGGAAAGAGATGACTAAATCCAGGGATGCCTTCCCTCCATCTGTGGTCATTTTGTTGCCAGCTGGTCGTGGCTGGGGAAGCTGATGGTAGCTCCGTAGGTTTCAATTGCCTCTGAGTTTGCTCTTCCACTTGTGTGTGACCTGCTGTCAGAAAAATTTGTTAAACTGTTGTGCTTGGAAGAGGATGGCAAGCCTGGCAGGCAGAAAGCCCCCTGGGCTAGAGAAGTGCCTCTCGCTTATGCCGTGAGGTTCTGTGCCAGGGTAGCAAAGGTAACTTCAGGAACACTCGCTTTCCTCGGTGGCTTCAGCAAGAAGACATCAGCCCCTCTCAACGGAGATGGAGTTTTTGGGGGCGCTGGGGCACTGCTGCTCGCAGTGTTGTTTCCATGGCACAGACCTGCCTCTGCGAAATCCTGGCCCTGGGACAGCACGCTGGGTTTCTGGGTGTGCAGCGACGGGGGGAAGCATGAGGGATGCCAGAGGAGGAGGGCAgtgaggagcagctggcagtgctggcagaggagctgcgggagcctgctgctgtgctgccagcaaagGCGGCGACGTGCGGGGTTCCAGGCGGCTGCGTGGGACGGAGAGCGATCGGCTGAGCAGCCGGGGTGGTAGCCAGCCTgaggggtggcaggagggagcCCAAGCATGAGCACATTGTGGTAAGTCAGCTGGCATCTTGAGGACGCCTAGGGGGTCATGATTTTATAACAAGTGCAGGGATAAGATAGCATCTAGCTTTATGTGTGCTTTTGCAAATCAagttgctcaaaaaaaaaatacataatagcTGACTGGGTGGTGATCTGCACGGTCTCCTCTGGTATTTCTGCCCAGACAGCAAGATTATTGACTGACCCCTCTTCACGCAGCTCTCACACTGAACCCGTGCTGACAGGATGGGAGCTGGCCAGTGATTCAGCTGTGGTTCTCGAGGTAAAAACTTCTAGGCATTGTGAGGCTGAGCAGCGCTTGACGTTGGCAGTCAGACGAGAGTGCCAAGTGCTGCTGTAGCTCACGTGGTTGAAATGAGCTGATCTGAGCTCTCTTGATGGTGTAGATGGAGAAATCTCTCACAGGACCGGTATGTTTCTAAAAAAAGAGTTGTGTTCAGGGTGCTGTCTGCCTGTGATGCTGATGGAAGTTACTGGAATAACGCTTCATCTTGCTGTGTTCAGAAGACAATTAGTCTTCAGAAACGATTGGAGAGGATTTGTGCATGAACCCTGTCAGTGATGGAAGTCATATGCAGCATGTGCCTTGAAGTTCACACTCCTTAATTTCaggctgagaaagaaaatgtatttctttgacTTTGTACCTCAGTGTGCcaataaacaataaaatctACATGACCTGGCCTCGAAGGAGCAAAATTGCTCATCTTGCGCAGTGATTTGTAACGTGCCCTTTGTCTTTGCTTACTCAACAAGCTGCTTTTCCGGTGGTCATCTGGAAGGGAGCCACCAGAGGGAAATTGAATTTCCCATGCAAATGCAGTGGAATAACTTCTGCACCTGCCTGTGAAagaatttcctttgcttttgctctgtatattttatttttttttccttgctaggCAAAAGAAATTCTTACAAAAGAATCAAATGTGCAAGAGGTATGCTGCCCGGTCACCGTCTGTGGGGATGTCCATGGCCAATTCCACGATCTTATGGAACTCTTTCGAATCGGTGGGAAGTCGCCAGACACAAATTACCTGTTCATGGGAGACTACGTGGACAGAGGCTACTACTCAGTGGAAACAGTGACTCTCCTAGTAACATTAAAGGTATGGCTGGATAGCGTTTTTTACGGTAACCTTGGACAAACTTGTGGTTTTGGGGAGATGTGGAAGAATTGCTCCCCTCATTGACGTTGCGGTTGGCTAGAATTTGATGGATACCAGTTGAATGTGTTAATGGAAAACGCTTTATGTAACAGAGCTCAGTGCTTACCTGCTGCTCAAAACCTCTTCTTAGTATTTCTTTCCATACTCATCGTCCAATTCTTGTGTTAAAAGTtggttgtgttatttttttgttgttctcaaTAGGTGCGTTACCCAAAACGCATTACGATACTGAGGGGAAACCATGAAAGCAGACAAATTACACAGGTGTATGGCTTTTACGATGAATGTCTGCGAAAGTACGGCAATGCCAATGTCTGGAAGTATTTCACAGATCTGTTTGATTATCTCCCACTTACAGCTCTAGTAGATGGCCAGGTAAGCTTTTGTGCCTTGAATAAGGAAAACTGCCCATTTTGTAGTGTGAGGAACAagtgtgtttttgcagtagagaacaaattttctgtattccaaggcAGTTGTGTAGTCATAGTAAAGTCAGGTgttgggtaatagggaataaaaagttttgatttgtttactaaaatgtgcTCCTGACTGACAGGACGCCTGCCGTTGCAAtcatgaataaaatagcttcacagaaggtcctgtctgaagaaaattatttgagatttctCTCACATTagtgcagcacaggctgtgTGGTCTGACCTGTACACAAACGGTCTCAAACAAGCTCTCTTAACATGTGTCCggaattattttaaagccagtGGATTTACTGTGGATTTGGGGAAGAATTTGGTATGGTAGTAACACAGGTTGATGGAGCAGCAACACCTTGGtacctgctgctgaaggaatGCAGGTAGGGTTTATCTGAAAGGACTCCCTGAGAGCTGGGAGTCATCTTGTGATGTGCTGTGTGAGTCGAGGTATTGCTATGAGTCAAGCTAGTCTTGAAACTGAAGGCATGTTATCTCTGCAGCTCTGATATTTGTATGCAATGTGCAcccttttggttttgtttctgtctgtggGAATTAAATCTGGTTTCCCTGCTGCGAGGGTGAGGCCACTGTAATTGCAAAAGAATGATAAAGTTAAAACCAGCTATTTCTGAGATGAGGCTTCACAGCATGGATGCACTGAAcggattat
This genomic window from Aythya fuligula isolate bAytFul2 chromosome 4, bAytFul2.pri, whole genome shotgun sequence contains:
- the PPP2CB gene encoding serine/threonine-protein phosphatase 2A catalytic subunit beta isoform, producing the protein MERSFTKELDQWIDQLNECRQLSESQVRSLCEEAKEILTKESNVQEVCCPVTVCGDVHGQFHDLMELFRIGGKSPDTNYLFMGDYVDRGYYSVETVTLLVTLKVRYPKRITILRGNHESRQITQVYGFYDECLRKYGNANVWKYFTDLFDYLPLTALVDGQIFCLHGGLSPSIDTLDHIRALDRLQEVPHEGPMCDLLWSDPDDRGGWGISPRGAGYTFGQDISETFNHANGLTLVSRAHQLVMEGYNWCHDRNVVTIFSAPNYCYRCGNQAAIMELDDTLKYSFLQFDPAPRRGEPHVTRRTPDYFL